AGAAAGTTTGTGGCTGCCGCTGGCCTGCGCCGATGGCCATCTGGAAGCGCGCCGTTTCTTGGAACAAAACGACATCCTGGTACGAGGCCAGGGCGGCTTGACCATCGGATTTCGCCATCAGACCTATTATGATTACACGTTAACACGCGCTTTTGCCAGCGGCTCAATTTCACTTGCGGATTATGTTTTTCAAAGGCAGGACGGTCTTTTCGTCCGCCCAACATTCCTGAGCTGCCTACATTATCTACGGGCTACTGCCCTTTCCGAATATCATAAACAACTGCAAATCTTCTTTGAAACCGGTTTGCGACCGCACCTCTTTTCGCTGCTGGTCGAGTTTCTCGGAAGCCAGAAAAGTCCGGATGATGTAGAAGCATATTTCATGCTTCCCTTGCTTAAATCTGATACGGAAGGACCCAAGGTACTTGGCGCAGTGGCAGGCAGCCCCGGCTGGTTTAACAGGTTGCGTGGGTATGAAGGTCTGGAAAGCTGGATGAGCAAACCAATTGAGCACGCTTCCCACTGCGTACCGTTCCTCGCCGCGGCGGCAGGTTTTGCAGGGATGGATGTTTTTTACCTGATAAAAGAATACTGGTTCAATGATGCTACATATGACCCTTTGGCGTTAAATGTACTTCTGGATTTTAAGGATTGGGATTTACACACTATCCTGGTAGCGGAAAAATTGGTTAATCGCTCTGAATTGTGGACAGCCGGGATGCTTGTTGAGAGAATTGCAGAAATAAACCCAGAACTAGCGCCCCGTGTCTTGCGTGCCTGCCTGGATGGAAAGCTTGCTGCGGCAATTCAAGAAATTGAATCTAAAAAAGCGGACATGAAGACACCATTACAAGAGGACGAGCAATATTTGATACGACACCTGCACCGAAATGATGCATTGGAGAGGCTGCTCAAAAGCCGGATGGACTATATAAATTTTGAGAGTTTGGCCGAAGACGCGCCAAAATCCTTTTTACAATGGATATGGCTCTGGTTTTTAAACGTGATTAAACGGGTGGCGTTGGCAGAGCATGATTTTGTTTTGCAATACCGCTCTGATACTGCCACAAACGGCCGGTTTGAAAGAGAACATGAAAAAACCGTTGTTACCGGACTTTTAGTTGCTATAAAGAAGTTAGCGGAAACCGACGTACAAGCTTTTCTGCAGTTCCTTAACGATAACGCCAGATCGGATCTGTTAATCGTACACCGTTTCCTTGCCCGTGGCTTGGCACAAATCGCAGCAATTGAACCCCAGAAGGTATTGGAATATTTACTCGGCGATCCGAGGCGGCTGTGCTTAGGTGACTATAGTGATTGCCACAGGGATACAAAGCGGCTGATCGCGGAAGTTTTTCCTCACCTTGGTCAGGGTGACAGATTGCGGCTCGAGGAGGCGGTACTTTCATTCAACCGGTATAAAAAGGTCGTTCCGGAATGGGATGTGGAAGATCGCCGTCGCCGGATAAGTTGGAACCGCCAGCACCGGTTAAGACTTTTGCGAGCTTTTCCCGGGGAGTATCTGAGTCTGAAAGCCAGGCAAGTAAAAGCGGAAGAAGAACGTGCTTTTCCTGGATTGGCAGACTACAATGGCGGTGTTTCAGGGGGGTGTATCGGTCCCCGGCTGAAGGCCGATGAGATGGCTAAAGCCTCTGACGGAGAATTAATAAATTTATTCAACCAGTTGCCAGACGGAACTCAGTGGGACAACCCCAATCGTCGATGGGAGGATTTTTCCCGCGGCGGTGGCTCGGTGCAGCAGTCGAGGGAGTTTAGGGAACTGGCAAAGATTGCCCCGTATCGCGCTGTCCGCATGATCACCAGTCTTGAGCCCGGCCGGCATGAAACCTATGCCGGTGCTGGCTTAGAGGGTCTGGCTGAATCAGGCTTACCGCTTAATGAGCTAACTACTCTGGTTGAAAACCTGGACAAAAGGGGATTTTCTTCAGGACATTTTCGTGAGGGAGCGGCGTCAGCTTTTGAAAAACTGGCTGGACGTGAAAATGGTCTTCCTGAGGAAGTTTTATCACTACTTGAAAAGTGGTTGGCAGAACACCCGGAACCTGATTGGCCCGAAATGAATGAACCCAAAGAGGAGAAAGCAAAAGAAATCAAAGGATCAATTCTATTCGGGACGGGTGGTTTATTCTTCTTACCCCACGGCCGTGGCACCATGTTACGTGCCATTACAGCAGGATATCTCGAACGCCAACCACCTGATTACAACAATTGGGCACGTATCGTCAAGAGCAGGCTACGTTATGAAAAGCATCCTAACGTATGGGCATTGACCATGATGTGTATGCCTGTACTGTTCAATGGTGATCCAGAAGAAGCTACACGTATGTACGACGCAGTTATTAGGACTTGCCTCCAGGTCCTTGAAAAACAGGTCGCCTTCTATTCCATCGCCCGCGTGATGCCCTGGTGCCGCCTAAATGAAATATTGCACGAGTGGTTAGATAAGATAAAGGCATGTTCTTCCGACCTTAACCGTCAAGCTTATGGTGAAATGCTGTTCCTTTACCACTGTCATTACCGGGACTCCTGGTCATCGGACCGCATTATGTGCATCCTATCGGAGGG
Above is a genomic segment from Bacillota bacterium containing:
- a CDS encoding ATP-binding protein, which codes for MVDTVKQLRIFIASPGDCILEREAVRRVCNEDHTILTICRANHISLDVFGWEDVCSNIGRPQSIINVAVEKFNPDWFVFIFWHRFGSDAGLGMTGTEEEWNLARQLNEKGGGHPRVSIFFNKKSAPPHEQDDYQLEALRRFREAIFNEYQALACFFDGTRDFEKKFQAHLTDILLNLGGGHREITIDRLRQELLLASNVLLNYQRTLMDGRQIERLEFTELLQRIEESEHSTTLVLGSPGSGKSSLLSTLAHHLKEKGMPVLAIKADTLSTDVNTVEDLRKVLDLSLDVRDGVLALAEREKVVVIIDQLDAVSELLDRKSGRLNVLLNLIHNLSGQKSVHIIASSREFECRHDVRLNSVNAEKVTLELPAWGQIASILEQAGHETNGMSDELKELLRTPLHLKIFLDVAKPGAVFHSLHALLEELWEQRVLAPHVPQDSLSLLNDLAMRMAEEESLWLPLACADGHLEARRFLEQNDILVRGQGGLTIGFRHQTYYDYTLTRAFASGSISLADYVFQRQDGLFVRPTFLSCLHYLRATALSEYHKQLQIFFETGLRPHLFSLLVEFLGSQKSPDDVEAYFMLPLLKSDTEGPKVLGAVAGSPGWFNRLRGYEGLESWMSKPIEHASHCVPFLAAAAGFAGMDVFYLIKEYWFNDATYDPLALNVLLDFKDWDLHTILVAEKLVNRSELWTAGMLVERIAEINPELAPRVLRACLDGKLAAAIQEIESKKADMKTPLQEDEQYLIRHLHRNDALERLLKSRMDYINFESLAEDAPKSFLQWIWLWFLNVIKRVALAEHDFVLQYRSDTATNGRFEREHEKTVVTGLLVAIKKLAETDVQAFLQFLNDNARSDLLIVHRFLARGLAQIAAIEPQKVLEYLLGDPRRLCLGDYSDCHRDTKRLIAEVFPHLGQGDRLRLEEAVLSFNRYKKVVPEWDVEDRRRRISWNRQHRLRLLRAFPGEYLSLKARQVKAEEERAFPGLADYNGGVSGGCIGPRLKADEMAKASDGELINLFNQLPDGTQWDNPNRRWEDFSRGGGSVQQSREFRELAKIAPYRAVRMITSLEPGRHETYAGAGLEGLAESGLPLNELTTLVENLDKRGFSSGHFREGAASAFEKLAGRENGLPEEVLSLLEKWLAEHPEPDWPEMNEPKEEKAKEIKGSILFGTGGLFFLPHGRGTMLRAITAGYLERQPPDYNNWARIVKSRLRYEKHPNVWALTMMCMPVLFNGDPEEATRMYDAVIRTCLQVLEKQVAFYSIARVMPWCRLNEILHEWLDKIKACSSDLNRQAYGEMLFLYHCHYRDSWSSDRIMCILSEGDDENVLLGLACGASHLWHELKSRTMAREILCRLASHHDKSIQHAVADVFKTGIWFFLPQRCLKMPAS